The Lemur catta isolate mLemCat1 chromosome X, mLemCat1.pri, whole genome shotgun sequence genome has a window encoding:
- the LOC123628238 gene encoding iron-sulfur cluster assembly enzyme ISCU, mitochondrial-like, which translates to MDLDFDLERLESSLERGLAGVVDHYENPRNVGSLDKTSKNVGTELVGAPACGDVMKLQIQVDEKGKIVDARFKTFGCGSAIASSSLATEWVKGKTVEEALTIKNTDIAKELCLPPMKLHCSMLAEDAIKAAPADYKLKQEPKKGEAEKK; encoded by the exons ATGGACCTGGACTTTGATCTGGAACGCCTGGAATCTTCCTTGGAGCGAGGCCTTGCAGGG GTGGTTGATCATTATGAAAATCCTAGAAATGTGGGATCCCTTGACAAGACATCTAAAAATGTTGGAACTGAATTGGTGGGGGCTCCAGCATGTGGTGATGTAATGAAATTACAGATTCAAGTGGATGAAAAGGGGAAGATTGTGGATGCCAGGTTTAAAACATTTGGCTGTGGCTCCGCAATTGCCTCCAGCTCGTTAGCCACTGAATGGGTGAAAGGGAAAACGGTGGAGGAAGCCTTGACCATCAAAAACACAGACATTGCCAAGGAACTCTGCCTTCCTCCCATGAAATTGCACTGCTCCATGCTGGCTGAAGATGCAATCAAGGCTGCCCCGGCTGATTACAAACTGAAACAAGAACCCAAGaaaggagaggcagagaagaaatGA